In Fluviispira sanaruensis, a genomic segment contains:
- the recD2 gene encoding SF1B family DNA helicase RecD2, which produces MSLEVVAMLSKVIFESERGDFLVAEFIDALSAKAFRVSGKIQVSQKADAKQRYRIIGQWENSPKYGQTFVAIYSEPTRPAELSGIAPYLANNVKGVGEVTAKKLVDKLLVKNIDDLVTICRDEKEKIFAFFGEKKRKVAENVITMMVTDEVFRNVMIFLHEHNIPPRFAKKIYEKYGAASLTNLMENPYRLIADFRQVGFLRADAIAQKLGLPTTSPFRIEAAFIYALEIAQDEGHCCLPRDQLVDKARDLLGGKFDPTFSREYVLEQLRLIYKKNREEKKETFLIRETAKFKSLQEKSVQEILFYLPEVLRMEDEVSGFIQSLLRTPSFFEHKENDIVQNEKSLQELFPNLPWDKLSQEQHSAVQMSLSSRFMVLTGGPGCGKTFVLKAIYGLQRALNRRVALCAPTGLAAKRMTASIGEQASTLHKLLGLGRKNKDETQNVIEELEGNTGALDNVDVVIIDESSMLSLDLLHSLLSVLGPNRRLILVGDVDQLPSVGAGNCLRDIISSGQAPIARLTQIFRQSSESPIPLAAREIISGKKPEYSYISRIPTFPRAEPLAFIPCSQQTFFEMLLPFLAETVKNIYDLDPIKNCQILVPMRRTDVGQENINKIMQSQLNPPSENKKECSLPYGGILREGDKVIQTKNNYELDVFNGDLGYCKTIVKTKEKLEATIEFSDRLVTYADEEIDDLQLCYSMTVHKSQGSEFPLCIIPMFGVYFTMLDRNLLYTAITRASKFVIIIGEDWAVKKAIGSQNAIKRHTFLDGLLLGTDNQTEI; this is translated from the coding sequence GTGTCCCTAGAAGTTGTTGCTATGCTTTCTAAAGTTATTTTTGAATCAGAAAGAGGCGACTTTCTTGTAGCAGAATTTATCGATGCTCTCTCTGCCAAAGCTTTTCGTGTCTCAGGTAAAATTCAAGTTTCACAAAAGGCAGATGCAAAGCAACGCTATAGAATCATTGGACAATGGGAGAATTCACCTAAATACGGGCAGACATTTGTGGCAATATATTCCGAACCCACTCGGCCTGCTGAGCTCTCTGGAATAGCGCCCTATTTGGCCAATAACGTGAAAGGTGTTGGCGAGGTAACAGCCAAAAAACTCGTTGATAAATTACTGGTAAAAAATATCGATGATCTCGTCACAATCTGCCGTGATGAGAAAGAAAAGATTTTCGCATTTTTTGGGGAAAAGAAGCGAAAAGTTGCTGAGAATGTCATTACCATGATGGTGACAGACGAAGTCTTCAGAAATGTCATGATTTTTCTCCATGAACACAATATCCCACCTCGCTTTGCCAAAAAAATATATGAAAAATATGGCGCAGCTTCATTAACCAATCTTATGGAAAATCCATACCGGTTGATTGCAGACTTTCGCCAAGTGGGTTTTTTACGCGCCGACGCAATAGCACAAAAGTTAGGATTGCCAACGACATCTCCTTTTAGAATAGAAGCTGCTTTTATCTATGCGCTTGAGATTGCGCAAGATGAGGGACACTGCTGTCTGCCGCGCGATCAATTGGTGGATAAAGCACGTGATTTACTCGGAGGAAAATTCGATCCTACTTTTTCGCGTGAATATGTGCTTGAGCAGTTGCGCCTCATTTATAAAAAAAATCGTGAAGAAAAAAAAGAAACATTTCTTATTCGTGAAACGGCAAAATTTAAATCTTTGCAAGAAAAATCTGTGCAAGAGATCTTATTTTATTTGCCAGAAGTTCTTCGTATGGAAGATGAAGTCTCAGGATTTATACAGAGCTTATTAAGAACTCCATCTTTTTTTGAACACAAAGAAAATGATATTGTCCAAAATGAAAAATCTCTTCAAGAGCTTTTTCCTAACTTACCTTGGGATAAGCTTTCGCAGGAACAACACTCCGCCGTGCAAATGAGCCTGAGCTCGCGCTTTATGGTTTTAACAGGTGGGCCTGGCTGTGGAAAAACATTTGTACTGAAAGCGATCTATGGGTTGCAGCGAGCCCTAAATCGCCGTGTGGCCTTGTGCGCCCCAACGGGATTGGCAGCAAAAAGAATGACTGCTTCTATTGGCGAACAAGCGAGCACTTTGCATAAACTTTTAGGGCTTGGGAGAAAAAATAAAGATGAAACTCAAAATGTAATTGAAGAACTCGAAGGGAATACAGGTGCGCTGGACAATGTGGATGTTGTCATTATCGATGAAAGTTCAATGCTCAGTCTTGACCTACTCCATTCTCTCCTCTCAGTATTAGGGCCCAATCGTAGACTGATCCTTGTGGGTGACGTGGATCAGTTGCCGAGCGTGGGGGCTGGAAATTGCTTGCGCGATATTATTTCTTCTGGACAGGCTCCCATAGCACGTCTTACCCAGATTTTTCGTCAGAGTTCAGAAAGTCCTATTCCTTTGGCGGCGCGTGAAATTATCTCAGGCAAAAAACCTGAATACAGTTATATCAGTCGGATTCCAACATTTCCCCGTGCGGAACCTTTAGCTTTTATTCCCTGTTCACAACAGACATTTTTTGAAATGCTTTTGCCATTTTTAGCTGAAACGGTAAAAAATATTTATGACCTTGACCCCATTAAAAACTGTCAGATCTTAGTGCCCATGCGCAGAACCGATGTGGGACAAGAAAATATTAATAAAATAATGCAGAGTCAATTAAATCCTCCATCTGAAAATAAAAAGGAATGCTCGTTACCTTATGGAGGGATTTTGCGCGAAGGTGATAAAGTTATTCAGACCAAAAATAATTATGAGCTTGATGTCTTTAATGGTGACTTGGGATATTGTAAGACTATTGTGAAAACAAAAGAAAAGCTTGAGGCAACAATCGAATTTTCCGATCGTTTAGTTACTTATGCGGACGAAGAAATAGATGATTTACAACTTTGCTATTCTATGACTGTGCATAAATCACAAGGGTCGGAGTTTCCTTTGTGTATCATTCCCATGTTTGGTGTATATTTTACAATGCTTGATAGAAATCTTTTATACACAGCAATCACAAGGGCGAGCAAATTTGTTATTATTATTGGTGAAGACTGGGCTGTGAAAAAAGCAATTGGCAGTCAAAATGCTATTAAAAGACATACTTTTTTAGATGGACTTCTATTAGGGACAGATAATCAAACTGAGATATAG
- a CDS encoding methyl-accepting chemotaxis protein — MSTGVPLANIANLGALDNETNEMRVIELEGQLAAINKSQGVIEFSIDGDILTANSNFLSILGYSLAEVKGKHHRIFCAPAYANSHEYKDFWAKLNRGEYDAGEYKRIGKDGKEVWIQASYNPIFDSNGKVLKVVKYATDVTHHKVLNSDFQGQLAAIAKSQGVIEFSLDGIIQTANDNFLNLLGYSLAEVKGKHHRIFCDVSYVNSPEYREFWNKLGRGEFDAGEYKRLGKGGKEVWIQASYNPILDLNGKPYKVVKYASDISAQKLKDAQLEALSRAQAVIEFNPDGSILTANDNFLNAVKYKLDEIKNRHHSIFCPPELVQSPKYKEFWLNLANGLFQSGQFLRLDKLRKHVWLQASYVPVFDLAGKIFKVVKYAIDITEQKNSQLDVIRTLSETSRQLAAAATELTATATQLSANANKTSSVAISTASASEEVSQGVRTVATNTEEMFEAIKEITRNASEASATSATTSKQAQKTSATITKLGESSQEIGHVIKVISSIAQQTNLLALNATIEAARAGDAGRGFAVVANEVKELAKQTAKATEDITNKITGIQRDSQSSVQAVTEIAQTIEKLNTIATAIAASVEEQAATTNEVSRVVKESTKGVLNIAENVKVVSTAANETTIGADQVLTAAKSLSEIAVQLETLVRKIE, encoded by the coding sequence ATGAGCACCGGTGTACCCTTGGCAAATATTGCTAATTTAGGCGCTTTGGATAATGAGACAAATGAAATGAGAGTGATTGAGCTTGAAGGGCAGCTTGCAGCTATCAACAAATCTCAAGGCGTGATTGAGTTTTCCATAGATGGAGATATACTTACTGCAAATAGCAATTTTTTGAGTATACTGGGCTACTCATTGGCTGAGGTAAAAGGCAAACACCATAGAATATTTTGTGCTCCAGCATATGCAAATTCCCATGAATATAAAGATTTCTGGGCAAAGCTCAACCGTGGGGAATACGATGCAGGTGAATACAAACGTATAGGTAAAGATGGAAAAGAAGTCTGGATCCAAGCTTCATACAACCCTATTTTCGACAGCAATGGCAAAGTTTTAAAAGTTGTTAAATATGCTACGGATGTCACTCATCATAAAGTGTTAAACAGCGATTTTCAAGGCCAATTGGCGGCCATTGCTAAGTCCCAAGGGGTGATAGAATTTTCTTTGGATGGCATCATACAAACAGCAAATGATAACTTTTTAAATTTGCTTGGCTACTCCCTTGCGGAAGTTAAAGGTAAGCATCACCGCATTTTCTGTGATGTGAGTTATGTAAATTCACCAGAATATAGAGAGTTTTGGAATAAACTTGGTAGAGGTGAGTTTGATGCAGGAGAGTACAAACGTCTAGGCAAAGGTGGTAAGGAAGTCTGGATTCAAGCCTCTTACAATCCAATTTTAGACTTAAATGGAAAGCCATATAAAGTTGTTAAATATGCATCTGATATAAGTGCACAAAAATTAAAAGATGCACAGCTCGAAGCTTTGAGCAGAGCGCAAGCGGTGATTGAGTTTAATCCAGATGGCTCAATATTAACTGCGAATGATAATTTTTTAAATGCTGTTAAATATAAATTGGATGAGATTAAAAACCGGCATCATTCTATATTTTGTCCGCCTGAGCTGGTGCAAAGTCCAAAATACAAAGAGTTTTGGCTGAATTTAGCAAATGGTCTTTTTCAAAGTGGGCAATTTTTGCGCCTCGATAAACTGAGAAAGCATGTGTGGTTACAAGCGTCCTATGTACCTGTTTTCGATCTCGCAGGTAAAATTTTTAAAGTTGTTAAGTATGCGATTGATATCACAGAGCAAAAAAATTCTCAGTTGGATGTTATAAGAACTCTTTCCGAAACTTCTCGTCAATTGGCTGCTGCTGCGACAGAATTAACTGCAACCGCAACCCAGTTGAGTGCCAATGCCAATAAAACATCCTCAGTCGCAATTTCTACGGCTTCTGCTTCTGAAGAAGTTTCGCAAGGTGTTCGCACTGTTGCAACCAATACCGAAGAAATGTTTGAAGCGATTAAAGAGATCACTCGCAATGCCTCTGAGGCTTCTGCAACGAGTGCAACAACTTCTAAGCAGGCGCAAAAAACGAGTGCCACCATTACAAAACTGGGTGAAAGCAGTCAGGAAATTGGTCATGTGATCAAGGTAATCAGTTCTATTGCGCAGCAAACAAATCTTTTGGCTTTAAATGCAACAATTGAAGCTGCGCGCGCAGGGGATGCAGGACGTGGTTTTGCAGTGGTGGCAAACGAAGTCAAAGAACTTGCAAAGCAAACAGCAAAAGCGACGGAAGATATTACAAATAAAATCACAGGCATTCAAAGAGATAGCCAGAGTTCCGTTCAGGCTGTGACTGAAATTGCGCAAACAATAGAAAAATTGAATACCATTGCCACAGCAATTGCTGCTTCAGTCGAAGAACAAGCGGCGACAACCAATGAAGTTTCCCGCGTAGTAAAAGAATCAACAAAAGGTGTGTTGAACATTGCGGAAAATGTAAAAGTTGTTTCAACTGCTGCCAATGAAACCACGATAGGTGCTGATCAGGTTTTAACTGCGGCAAAATCTTTGAGTGAAATCGCTGTTCAGCTAGAAACTTTAGTGAGAAAAATTGAGTAG
- a CDS encoding S1/P1 nuclease, with amino-acid sequence MNRYIKSFSIFLACFALHAQVFAFWDQSHQLVAKVAEKKLNKESLSKVQKLLNVNILYPGNALLSQNTNSIDTAASWADSIKSYYNQPINKTLSLCHYTDIPLKKNDINIDKSDEAIMELLMEELKKVPYNSVSCLKSAIKTLNTPSESDLNKAIALRFVLHIMGDIAQPLHNVSLVDENFEDAGGNKIIFLDKINITNIDGSVNQVNNLHSLWDSSLAVYLQFPYNKSDIKIGKFTDEQKNLNEIYAKNLIEDKELMELALKEISDVDNQNVENWVIESHKLAIKSVYTDLILANDSGEHIANIKTSFVKGWRDYQSQRKMLMQLQILKAGLRLKMLLDAMYAESPNRNVYRQLIEEILNDPEVKALRVN; translated from the coding sequence ATGAATAGATATATAAAATCATTCAGTATATTCTTAGCATGTTTTGCATTGCACGCACAAGTGTTTGCTTTTTGGGATCAATCACATCAACTGGTCGCTAAAGTTGCGGAGAAAAAACTAAATAAGGAGTCCTTATCAAAAGTTCAAAAATTGTTAAATGTTAATATTTTATATCCTGGAAATGCGCTTCTTTCACAAAATACAAATTCCATAGATACAGCGGCTTCTTGGGCAGATAGTATAAAATCATATTACAATCAACCCATTAATAAAACTTTATCTCTTTGTCACTACACAGATATTCCTTTAAAGAAAAATGATATTAATATTGATAAAAGTGATGAAGCAATAATGGAACTTCTTATGGAAGAATTAAAAAAAGTTCCATATAACTCAGTTTCTTGTTTAAAAAGCGCAATTAAAACTTTAAATACCCCTTCTGAATCTGATCTAAATAAAGCAATTGCATTGCGATTTGTTCTTCATATTATGGGCGATATCGCTCAACCTCTGCACAATGTCTCGCTCGTTGATGAGAATTTCGAAGATGCAGGTGGAAATAAAATTATTTTTTTGGATAAAATAAACATTACAAATATCGATGGCAGTGTGAATCAAGTAAATAATTTACATTCTTTGTGGGACTCTTCTTTAGCTGTTTATTTGCAGTTTCCTTATAATAAAAGTGATATAAAAATTGGTAAGTTTACAGATGAGCAAAAAAACTTAAATGAAATATATGCTAAAAATCTAATTGAAGATAAAGAATTAATGGAATTGGCTTTGAAAGAAATATCAGATGTAGATAATCAAAATGTTGAAAATTGGGTTATTGAGTCGCACAAATTGGCTATAAAAAGTGTTTACACTGATTTGATTTTAGCAAATGATTCTGGTGAGCATATAGCTAATATTAAAACGAGTTTTGTGAAAGGCTGGAGAGATTACCAAAGTCAGAGAAAAATGTTGATGCAACTTCAGATTTTAAAGGCGGGGCTGCGTTTGAAAATGCTTCTCGATGCAATGTATGCAGAGAGCCCAAATAGAAACGTTTATCGTCAGCTTATTGAAGAAATTCTTAATGATCCGGAAGTAAAGGCTTTACGAGTGAATTAA
- a CDS encoding peptidylprolyl isomerase: MKLNFKILLLFISLPIIPTHTSVFALNERKQESKSEKKKQNSQKNQTPPETTVPKGNVEVVFVTSMGKIRLDLFKQKDPVTVNNFLKYVKSDYYNNTIFHRIIDGFIIQGGAYDINFIAKENKNPPIKNNSDLGLKNLTGTIAMARKPNSVDSATSQFFINLANNKSLDSKENNNGYAVFGKVISGIDVVQKIAKIKVGQLEGMYNVPFYPKEALILSVSVKEPQ, translated from the coding sequence ATGAAGCTCAATTTTAAAATTTTACTTTTATTTATTAGCCTCCCAATCATACCAACACATACGTCTGTTTTTGCGCTAAACGAAAGAAAACAGGAATCTAAATCGGAAAAGAAAAAGCAAAACTCACAGAAAAATCAAACACCACCTGAAACGACAGTCCCAAAAGGAAATGTCGAAGTCGTTTTTGTTACCTCGATGGGCAAAATAAGGCTTGATCTATTTAAACAGAAAGACCCAGTAACTGTAAATAATTTCTTAAAATATGTCAAAAGCGATTATTATAATAATACTATTTTTCATCGAATTATAGATGGATTTATTATTCAAGGAGGTGCTTATGATATAAACTTTATTGCCAAAGAAAATAAAAATCCACCTATTAAAAATAATTCGGATCTTGGTTTAAAAAACCTAACAGGAACAATTGCAATGGCACGAAAACCAAACTCAGTTGATTCAGCTACTTCCCAGTTTTTTATCAATCTAGCAAACAATAAAAGTCTTGATTCTAAAGAAAATAATAATGGTTATGCTGTTTTTGGTAAAGTGATCTCTGGTATAGATGTCGTACAAAAAATTGCTAAAATTAAAGTTGGGCAGCTCGAAGGAATGTACAATGTGCCTTTTTACCCTAAGGAAGCACTTATTCTATCTGTTTCGGTAAAAGAACCTCAATAA
- a CDS encoding YigZ family protein, which yields MSVVNFKTIYTNVVAEKIIEKSKFITSLEKVKTEEQAFHFFSSTRKKYFDATHNCTAFVLNSGSMRSNDDGEPAGTAGKPMLEFLKKNEIFNIAVVVTRYFGGVKLGTGGLIRAYSACVSEAVQKAGIVENILHYSFCVTFAYSQWKKIENYLNLNLIYFDKPIFSENIQIKIYVKNKHNFINNINDICNGSVIIEAQDDKFIEVLLPKQIE from the coding sequence ATGAGTGTTGTTAATTTTAAAACAATTTATACGAATGTTGTAGCAGAAAAGATAATTGAAAAATCAAAGTTTATCACTTCTCTTGAGAAAGTTAAAACTGAAGAACAGGCCTTCCATTTTTTTTCTTCGACAAGGAAAAAATATTTTGATGCAACTCATAACTGTACGGCATTTGTCTTAAATTCAGGTTCTATGCGTTCAAACGACGATGGAGAGCCAGCCGGAACAGCTGGTAAACCTATGTTAGAATTTTTAAAAAAAAATGAAATATTTAATATTGCTGTTGTCGTCACTCGATACTTTGGTGGAGTGAAGCTTGGAACAGGCGGACTCATACGAGCATACAGTGCGTGCGTGAGCGAGGCAGTACAAAAGGCAGGTATCGTTGAAAATATTTTGCACTATTCCTTTTGTGTGACTTTTGCATATTCTCAGTGGAAAAAAATTGAAAATTATTTAAATTTAAATTTAATTTATTTTGATAAACCAATTTTTTCCGAAAATATACAAATTAAAATTTATGTGAAAAATAAACATAATTTTATAAATAACATAAATGATATTTGCAATGGTTCAGTTATTATTGAAGCTCAGGATGATAAGTTTATTGAGGTTCTTTTACCGAAACAGATAGAATAA
- a CDS encoding SAM-dependent methyltransferase produces MTLIKNDSVLWLAHVAKEFFPTWQNRLNLTDKNIIKPLGHNFYSVQFNSTPTRGFLSDTIFSRYWLPVHYMWPTKCEEKGYIEKCAQGLLVKFKDKNFSNVVVFSLDRKQQKLASNLRGRILQVFSEKLKEKSPAKLLTEWTKKPILQPIYNQTLIVAISEKCTWAGLSTPSESGSFFAGGRRYVGVSNESIASRAAAKFVEAAESLQLSGLKTENAKKWLELGAAPGGITHELVEKKCEVWAVDKADLDEEIAENPLVHFYKMDAREFKVNMNFDALMCDLNGPANISAKICSEKTSLLKKDAIIIYTLKIHIADNFEKDYEQALKEFSLKNCQFLYGRHLYNNKQEITLFFKKK; encoded by the coding sequence ATGACTCTAATTAAAAATGATTCTGTTCTTTGGCTTGCGCATGTTGCAAAAGAGTTTTTTCCCACTTGGCAGAATCGTTTAAATCTGACTGATAAAAACATCATAAAACCTCTTGGGCATAATTTTTATTCTGTGCAATTTAACTCTACTCCCACGAGAGGTTTTCTGTCAGATACTATTTTTTCTCGCTATTGGTTACCGGTTCATTATATGTGGCCTACTAAATGCGAAGAAAAAGGATATATAGAAAAATGTGCTCAAGGTTTATTAGTAAAGTTTAAAGACAAAAATTTTAGCAATGTTGTTGTTTTTTCACTTGATCGTAAGCAGCAAAAATTAGCTTCGAACTTAAGAGGTCGTATTCTTCAAGTTTTTAGCGAAAAACTGAAAGAAAAATCCCCAGCAAAGTTATTGACAGAATGGACAAAAAAACCAATTTTGCAGCCGATCTATAACCAAACTCTTATCGTTGCTATTTCTGAAAAATGCACATGGGCTGGGCTGAGCACTCCAAGTGAATCTGGTTCATTTTTTGCGGGAGGCAGGCGGTATGTTGGTGTATCCAATGAAAGTATTGCAAGCCGTGCGGCTGCAAAATTTGTGGAAGCAGCAGAGTCTCTTCAACTCAGTGGTCTAAAAACAGAAAATGCAAAGAAATGGTTAGAGCTTGGTGCTGCACCTGGTGGAATTACTCATGAATTAGTAGAGAAAAAATGTGAGGTTTGGGCTGTTGATAAAGCGGATTTAGACGAAGAAATTGCCGAAAATCCACTCGTTCATTTTTATAAGATGGACGCACGTGAATTTAAAGTCAATATGAATTTCGATGCACTTATGTGCGATTTAAATGGACCAGCGAATATTTCAGCAAAAATATGTAGCGAAAAAACATCACTCTTAAAAAAAGATGCGATTATTATTTATACTTTGAAAATTCATATAGCCGACAATTTTGAAAAAGATTATGAACAGGCACTTAAAGAATTTTCTCTTAAAAATTGCCAATTTTTATATGGGCGTCATTTATATAACAATAAACAAGAAATTACCCTTTTCTTTAAAAAGAAATAA
- the hutH gene encoding histidine ammonia-lyase, protein MSFLNDNISQKKIVLGSDFLTLEDLIKISRNYEKVDIFPESIKRVDAARKCVEERLQSGGTFYGINTGFGALANVKIPNEKLDELQINLIRSHACGVGEPLAEDIVRATLVLRIMNILKGNSGARKETVFIMQQFLNYGITPYVPSKGSVGASGDLAPLSHIALNLIGEGKVYYKGNLVLAREVLEHVKIEPLKPMAKEGLCLINGTQVMTAIGLLCSYDAHNLLKTADIAAAISLDAVKGTLTSFRPEIQNVRPYLGQKIVAKNISEILADDGIRLSHMHCDKVQDSYSFRCVPQVHGAARNAFVHVLETFMLEAHASTDNPLVFPETNEILSGGNFHGEPVALALDYFAMAMAEIGNISERRLEKLVNAHMSGLPPFLTLDSGLCSGYMIPHVVAAALVNENKVLCTPASVDSIATSAEKEDHVSMGMTSANKLRIILKNVSFILSLELLAGVEGVEFHLPLEPGAGARAAVEWTRNSVPAVKNADRSLSEEIEAVASKLLRGELVHFVNQSLSGYTLQ, encoded by the coding sequence ATGTCTTTTTTAAATGATAACATATCACAAAAGAAAATAGTTCTTGGCAGCGACTTTCTGACTTTAGAGGATCTGATAAAAATTTCTAGAAATTATGAGAAAGTCGATATATTTCCGGAAAGTATAAAAAGAGTAGATGCTGCACGTAAATGTGTTGAAGAGAGGCTCCAGTCGGGAGGAACATTTTATGGAATCAATACAGGTTTTGGAGCTCTTGCCAATGTTAAAATACCGAATGAAAAACTTGATGAATTACAAATAAATCTCATTCGTTCACATGCCTGCGGGGTTGGTGAACCTTTGGCAGAAGATATCGTCCGCGCCACACTCGTCCTCAGAATAATGAATATTTTAAAAGGAAATTCCGGAGCGAGAAAAGAAACTGTTTTTATTATGCAACAATTTTTAAATTACGGGATCACTCCTTATGTTCCATCAAAAGGATCAGTGGGCGCAAGTGGTGATTTAGCTCCTCTTTCTCATATTGCTCTCAATCTCATTGGCGAAGGGAAAGTTTATTATAAAGGGAATCTTGTGTTGGCAAGAGAGGTATTGGAGCATGTAAAAATTGAGCCTCTTAAACCAATGGCTAAAGAAGGGTTGTGTTTGATAAATGGTACGCAAGTTATGACAGCAATTGGCTTATTGTGTTCTTATGATGCGCACAATTTATTAAAAACGGCAGATATTGCAGCAGCAATTAGTCTTGATGCAGTGAAAGGAACTTTAACTTCTTTTCGTCCCGAAATACAAAACGTCCGTCCCTATTTGGGACAGAAAATTGTAGCAAAAAATATATCTGAAATTCTTGCAGATGATGGCATAAGATTGAGTCATATGCACTGTGATAAAGTACAGGATTCCTATTCATTTCGATGTGTTCCACAAGTGCATGGTGCAGCACGCAATGCATTCGTTCATGTGCTAGAAACTTTTATGCTAGAAGCGCATGCAAGTACTGATAATCCATTGGTTTTTCCTGAGACGAACGAAATTTTAAGTGGAGGGAATTTTCATGGTGAACCAGTCGCCTTAGCACTCGACTATTTTGCTATGGCTATGGCTGAAATAGGCAACATCTCTGAAAGACGATTGGAGAAACTTGTCAATGCGCATATGAGTGGATTGCCTCCCTTTCTAACTCTGGATTCAGGACTTTGTTCTGGTTATATGATCCCTCATGTCGTTGCTGCAGCTCTTGTTAATGAAAACAAAGTCTTATGCACGCCTGCTTCTGTTGATTCTATTGCGACTTCAGCTGAGAAAGAAGATCATGTGAGCATGGGAATGACTTCTGCAAATAAATTAAGAATTATTTTAAAAAATGTTTCTTTTATTCTTTCTTTAGAATTGCTTGCTGGTGTAGAAGGGGTTGAGTTTCATCTCCCTCTCGAGCCGGGCGCAGGTGCGCGCGCGGCTGTAGAATGGACGCGAAATTCTGTTCCTGCCGTTAAGAATGCAGATCGATCACTTTCCGAAGAAATCGAGGCTGTCGCTAGCAAACTTCTTCGCGGTGAACTTGTCCATTTTGTCAATCAATCGCTTTCAGGATATACTTTGCAATGA